In a single window of the Zea mays cultivar B73 chromosome 5, Zm-B73-REFERENCE-NAM-5.0, whole genome shotgun sequence genome:
- the LOC103627023 gene encoding actin-related protein 2/3 complex subunit 3, with the protein MHELNGQVYHSSFADDDGITKACSCPLLPLKTHIKGPAPASDPDKADIVDEAITFFRANVFFKKFHVKSSADKLLIYLTFYIHIALKRLEGCQTLAVGTKAIINLGLEKVPVPGEPGFPFPGLFTLPQSQEEAELLRNYLKQIREETSGRLLNCAYRANGFPNKWWLAFAKRKFMNIVIL; encoded by the exons ATGCATGAATTGAATGGCCAGGTTTACCACTCTAGTTTCGCTGATGATGATGGGATCACAAAAGCTTGCAGCTGTCCTTTGCTTCCACTAAAAACTCATATCAAGGGCCCGGCACCAGCCTCTGACCCTG ATAAAGCGGACATTGTTGATGAAGCCATAACTTTCTTTCGAGCCAATGTTTTCTTCAAAAAATTCCATGTGAAAAGCTCAGCAGACAAGTTATTGATCTATCTGACATTTTATATCCATATTGCCTTAAAAAGACTAGAAGGTTGCCAGACACTAGCTGTTGGGACTAAAGCAATCATTAATCTGGGATTGGAGAAAGTTCCTGTACCTGGGGAACCAGGGTTTCCTTTCCCTGGACTTTTCACTCTTCCCCAGTCCCAGGAGGAAGCAG AATTGTTGAGGAATTATTTGAAGCAGATAAGGGAGGAAACAAGTGGAAGATTGCTCAACTGTGCATATAGAGCTAATGGCTTTCCAAACAAGTGGTGGTTGGCTTTTGCTAAGAGGAAGTTCATGAACATTGTCATCCTTTAG